The proteins below come from a single Juglans regia cultivar Chandler chromosome 12, Walnut 2.0, whole genome shotgun sequence genomic window:
- the LOC108981206 gene encoding eukaryotic translation initiation factor-like, with product MATESDLAMEAQTEAVTSEETVMKQPHRLERKWTFWFDNQSKPKQGAAWGTSLRKLYTFDTVEEFWCLYDQIFKPSKFPANADFHLFKAGTEPKWEDPECANGGKWSIPANKKANLDSMWLETLMALIGEQFDDADEICGVVASVRQRQDKLALWTKTAANEAAQMSIGRKWREVVDVTDKMTYSFHDDSKRERSAKARYNL from the exons ATGGCGACCGAGTCCGACTTAGCGATGGAGGCACAGACGGAGGCTGTGACGTCGGAGGAGACAGTGATGAAACAGCCGCACAGGTTGGAGAGGAAGTGGACGTTCTGGTTCGACAACCAATCCAAGCCCAAGCAAGGCGCTGCCTGGGGCACCTCTCTACGCAAACTCTACACCTTCGACACCGTCGAAGAGTTCTGGTG TTTGTATGATCAGATATTCAAGCCCAGCAAGTTCCCTGCAAATGCAGATTTTCACTTGTTCAAAGCCGGGACTGAACCTAAATGGGAAGATCCCGAGTGTGCTAATGGAGGAAAGTGGTCCATTCCTGCCAATAAAAAGGCTAACCTTGATAGCATGTGGCTAGAAACT TTGATGGCCTTGATTGGAGAGCAATTTGATGATGCTGATGAGATCTGTGGTGTGGTTGCTAGTGTGCGCCAGAGGCAGGACAAACTTGCGTTATGGACCAAGACAGCAGCAAATGAAGCTGCCCAG atGAGCATTGGGAGGAAGTGGAGGGAGGTCGTTGACGTCACTGATAAAATGACTTACAGCTTCCAT GATGATTCTAAAAGGGAGAGATCAGCCAAAGCTCGATACAATCTGTGA
- the LOC108981215 gene encoding protein PROTON GRADIENT REGULATION 5, chloroplastic-like — MATSISATGLKGSLCSSFHGSWRTSMAGDDYAMLAKSVPNHVRVGKPVRARPMMKNVNEGKGLFAPIVVVTRNIIGKKRFNQLRGKAIALHSQVITEFCKSIGADAKQRQGLIRLAKKNGERLGFLA; from the exons ATGGCTACTTCGATATCTGCAACTGGGTTGAAGGGAAGTTTGTGTTCCTCCTTCCATGGAAGCTGGAGAACTTCAATGGCTGGGGACGATTATGCTATGCTAGCCAAGTCAGTACCAAACCATGTTCGAGTTGGGAAACCGGTGAGAGCGCGGCCCATGATGAAAAACGTCAATGAAGGAAAGGGTCTCTTTGCGCCGATTGTTGTTGTGACTCGTAATATCATCGGCAAGAAGCGATTCAATCAGCTTAGAGGAAAGGCAATTGCTTTGCACTCGCAG GTGATTACTGAATTCTGCAAGTCAATTGGAGCAGATGCAAAGCAAAGACAAGGCCTGATCCGACTGGCCAAGAAGAATGGAGAACGACTAGGATTCCTTGCATGA
- the LOC108981178 gene encoding uncharacterized protein LOC108981178 — MCFSSLDRRMDHTFVNACEDGWGKERSMHILGNDRELSGEDGLDFSQSKSKRLVKRVNSGHAIILKFKQAQLCRSCNRGTFGLDSRIPKHLVSIDEKYLRRCLELININASKVAWCKASNQAKIRSRDAYDSPSFIFECPLESGTGGVVVSPAGRWIVGTIMGSKSMQNILKSPLFHQFSALDSNANFRRSNLNDVKGSICYDIMNSPSGLSISSPQKPKKKIPLTGSHKNGSDSEHKRVVSVSSTNSICSDQPSPSPSPSPSAFVCQGMLQCTWKGGLPHFVFSTDDQREVYVANLWKVGSTDDKAVDYIYSFYSRKDGQKDHGVCDNLVGNMKVSASLTHCLDNSKIRETEFVLYGGDEHCGIEANASSLNQRKNKGFPKKVVQVFRTSHSSKHKTMSKSGGSSTIPENCFLELCGDTGSNLEALGMDGKFENHFLPKSELAAIVVKDYVHDNHQEEIGGWGLKFLRKFGSRKKIDSLEASVHCESHARNIGDCSTTMDILIPAGLHGGPRTKNCGPSSLSERWRSGGHCDCGGWDIGCPLTILESRSSKDRILPEVETQEECKPFDLFKQGSQHPSPTLRMVNVHDGLYFIHFQPILSALQSFSIAVAIIHTRSPALQPKYVQD; from the exons ATGTGCTTTAGTTCATTGGATCGGAGGATGGATCACACATTTGTTAATGCCTGTGAAGATGGCTGGGGAAAGGAACGTTCAATGCATATTTTGGGCAATGACAGGGAATTATCCGGAGAAGATGGTCTGGATTTTTCTCAGTCAAAATCAAAAAGGTTGGTGAAAAGGGTAAATTCAGGCCATGctattattttgaagtttaagcAAGCTCAATTGTGCAGAAGTTGCAATCGAGGTACTTTTGGCTTGGACAGTAGGATTCCAAAGCATTTGGTAAGCATAGACGAGAAATATCTTCGTCGTTGCTTGGAATTGATTAATATCAATGCATCAAAAGTGGCGTGGTGCAAGGCATCTAATCAGGCTAAAATTAGAAGCAGAGATGCATATGATTCTCCCAGTTTCATTTTTGAATGTCCTTTGGAATCTGGGACTGGAGGTGTAGTTGTCAGCCCTGCAGGACGATGGATTGTAGGTACAATCATGGGAAGTAAGAGTATGCAGAACATATTGAAGAGCCCGTTATTTCACCAATTCAGTGCCTTAGATAGCAATGCTAATTTCAGAAGATCAAACTTGAATGACGTCAAAGGCTCAATATGCTATGATATTATGAACTCTCCCAGTGGTTTAAGTATATCTTCACCGcagaaaccaaaaaagaaaattccactGACGGGAAGCCATAAAAATGGATCTGATAGTGAGCACAAAAGGGTTGTTTCTGTGTCAAGCACAAACTCTATTTGTTCTGATCagccttctccttctccttctccttctccttctgcCTTTGTTTGTCAGGGGATGCTTCAATGTACATGGAAGGGTGGGCTTcctcattttgtattttctacAGATGATCAGAGGGAGGTCTATGTAGCAAACTTGTGGAAGGTTGGGTCGACAGATGATAAAGCTGTGGACTATATATACTCATTCTATTCAAGAAAGGATGGCCAGAAGGACCATGGAGTTTGTGATAACTTAGTTGGTAATATGAAGGTATCAGCTTCTCTCACCCACTGTCTGGACAATTCTAAAATCAGGGAGACTGAGTTCGTTTTGTATGGTGGTGATGAACATTGTGGCATAGAGGCAAACGCTTCAAGCCTCAATCAGAGAAAGAACAAAGGGTTCCCAAAGAAAGTGGTGCAAGTGTTCAGAACGAGTCACTCATCCAAACATAAAACAATGTCCAAGTCTGGTGGATCCAGTACCATACCGGAAAATTGCTTTTTGGAGTTATGCGGAGATACAGGAAGCAACCTGGAAGCACTTGGTATGGACGGTAAGTTTGAAAATCATTTTCTGCCAAAATCTGAATTGGCTGCCATTGTTGTGAAAGACTATGTCCATGACAATCATCAAGAGGAAATTGGAGGTTGGGGCTTGAAATTTCTCAGGAAATTTGGGTCTAGGAAAAAGATCGATTCTCTGGAAGCTTCAGTACATTGTGAAAGTCACGCTCGAAATATTGGCGATTGCTCTACAACCATGGACATTCTAATCCCAGCAGGTCTGCATGGTGGTCCAAGAACCAAAAACTGTGGCCCTTCTAGTCTTAGTGAAAGATGGAGATCTGGTGGACACTGTGACTGTGGGGGCTGGGACATCGGGTGCCCTTTGACAATACTTGAATCTAGATCGAGCAAGGATAGAATTTTGCCCGAAGTTGAGACGCAGGAGGAGTGCAAgccatttgatttatttaaacAG GGTTCACAGCATCCCTCTCCCACCTTGAGGATGGTAAATGTTCATGATGGTTTgtatttcattcattttcaaCCAATTCTATCAGCTCTGCAGTCTTTCTCGATTGCAGTAGCAATTATCCACACGCGGAGTCCCGCTCTCCAACCCAAATATGTACAAGACTAA
- the LOC108981199 gene encoding 60S ribosomal protein L23 produces the protein MSKRGRGGSAGNKFRMSLGLPVAATVNCADNTGAKNLYIISVKGIKGRLNRLPSACVGDMVMATVKKGKPDLRKKVLPAVIVRQRKPWRRKDGVFMYFEDNAGVIVNPKGEMKGSAITGPIGKECADLWPRIASAANAIV, from the exons ATGTCGAAGCGAG GACGTGGAGGATCAGCAGGTAACAAGTTCAGGATGTCACTGGGTCTACCAGTGGCTGCAACAGTGAACTGTGCCGATAACACCGGGGCAAAAAACTTGTATATTATCTCGGTGAAGGGAATCAAGGGTCGCCTGAACCGGTTGCCATCTGCTTGCGTTGGAGACATGGTGATGGCCACTGTGAAGAAAGGGAAGCCTGATCTCAGGAAGAAGGTTCTGCCTGCAGTTATTGTGAGGCAGCGTAAGCCATGGCGCCGAAAGGATGGGGTCTTCATGTATTTTGAAG ATAATGCTGGTGTGATTGTGAATCCAAAGGGAGAAATGAAAG ggTCTGCAATTACCGGTCCTATTGGGAAGGAATGTGCTGATCTATGGCCGAGGATTGCAAGTGCAGCTAATGCCATCGTTTAA